From a region of the Deltaproteobacteria bacterium genome:
- a CDS encoding universal stress protein — protein MSRPAPAFDVRRIVVAMDGSPEAGNVLEAAARLAARLQAELEGVFVRDINLVHLARLPVGREIQFLTGQGRDFTAEALEADIRTREFAARRALAAAAERVHVQYSFRTAQGQVDVEMVTAAGGGDLVIVSSGSRSPWGAARSTRTAREVAERAPRSVLISKPGALLAGVPLVCHDGSIGSWRALDAGLYFFGLHEGRLAVLILADDRAEAETLRAQVEARLAARGVSPRVLYGVRPRAPEVCRLAGEAGAAVLVMAADCPALDAPRRREVLEAIACPVLIVR, from the coding sequence GTGAGCCGTCCGGCCCCGGCCTTCGACGTGCGCCGCATCGTGGTGGCCATGGACGGCTCGCCCGAGGCCGGCAACGTCCTGGAGGCGGCGGCCCGGCTCGCGGCGCGCCTCCAGGCGGAGCTGGAGGGAGTCTTCGTCCGGGACATCAACCTCGTTCACTTGGCCCGCCTGCCGGTGGGCCGGGAGATCCAGTTCCTTACCGGGCAGGGACGCGACTTCACCGCCGAAGCGCTGGAGGCCGACATCCGGACACGTGAGTTCGCCGCCCGGCGCGCCTTGGCCGCCGCTGCGGAACGGGTGCACGTGCAATACTCCTTTCGCACGGCGCAGGGCCAGGTGGACGTCGAGATGGTGACGGCGGCGGGCGGTGGCGATCTGGTCATTGTCAGTTCCGGGTCCCGCTCGCCGTGGGGCGCTGCCCGGTCGACCCGAACAGCCCGGGAGGTGGCAGAACGCGCCCCCCGCTCGGTGCTCATATCGAAGCCCGGGGCTCTATTGGCCGGCGTCCCGCTGGTATGCCACGACGGCAGCATCGGCTCGTGGCGCGCCCTGGATGCCGGACTGTACTTCTTCGGCCTCCACGAGGGGAGGCTGGCGGTGTTGATCCTCGCGGATGATCGGGCCGAGGCGGAGACCCTTCGCGCGCAGGTGGAGGCCCGCCTTGCCGCGCGGGGCGTCAGCCCCCGGGTCCTTTACGGCGTCCGCCCGCGCGCACCCGAGGTGTGCCGCCTCGCCGGCGAAGCCGGTGCCGCCGTGCTGGTCATGGCCGCCGACTGCCCCGCCCTCGACGCACCCCGCCGCCGGGAAGTCCTCGAAGCCATCGCCTGTCCCGTCCTGATCGTGCGCTAG
- a CDS encoding isocitrate lyase/phosphoenolpyruvate mutase family protein, producing MTVTERRRQYRGLLQDSGCCHPASVFDPVSARLAEAAGFEIAMLAGSVASATVLGAPDIVVLTLTELAEQARRIVRAGRLPLMVDADHGYGNALSVMRTVAELEAAGVSALTIEDTRLPRAFGQERDGFISLEEFAGKVRAAVSARTDPELVVLGRTGVLATQGVDALAERVKACEAAGADGVFFTGVRSREQVAAIHAMTRLPVVLGTTPPELHDREFLAANGVRIALQGHMPFQVAVRALQDAYTHLRAGHPPAGLKDKAASPDVMKLVLDQERYDAWTDEFL from the coding sequence GTGACCGTCACCGAACGTCGCCGGCAGTACCGCGGCCTGCTCCAGGACTCCGGCTGTTGTCACCCGGCTTCCGTTTTCGATCCAGTATCGGCCCGGCTGGCTGAGGCCGCGGGTTTCGAGATCGCCATGCTGGCGGGCTCCGTCGCCTCGGCCACGGTGCTGGGGGCGCCGGACATCGTCGTGCTGACGCTGACGGAGCTCGCGGAGCAGGCGCGCCGCATCGTCCGGGCCGGACGGCTGCCGTTGATGGTGGACGCGGACCACGGCTACGGCAACGCCCTGAGCGTCATGCGTACGGTGGCGGAACTGGAGGCCGCGGGCGTGTCCGCGCTGACCATCGAGGACACGCGCCTGCCCAGGGCCTTCGGACAGGAGCGCGACGGGTTCATTTCGCTGGAAGAGTTCGCCGGTAAGGTGCGCGCGGCGGTGTCGGCGCGCACGGACCCGGAGCTGGTAGTCCTGGGACGCACCGGCGTGCTCGCGACCCAGGGGGTCGACGCCCTGGCCGAACGCGTGAAGGCGTGCGAGGCGGCCGGCGCCGACGGCGTGTTCTTCACCGGCGTGCGCTCCCGCGAGCAGGTCGCCGCCATCCACGCCATGACGCGCCTGCCGGTGGTGTTGGGCACCACCCCGCCGGAACTGCACGACCGGGAGTTTCTGGCCGCCAACGGCGTGCGCATCGCTCTCCAGGGCCACATGCCGTTCCAGGTGGCGGTGCGCGCGCTCCAGGACGCCTACACGCACCTGCGCGCCGGACACCCGCCCGCCGGCCTCAAGGACAAGGCCGCGTCCCCCGACGTGATGAAGCTCGTCCTGGACCAGGAGCGGTACGACGCCTGGACGGACGAGTTCCTGTAG
- a CDS encoding DUF523 and DUF1722 domain-containing protein: MLRIGASSCLLGHRVRYDGGHKGHRTVTETLSRYFEIITVCPEMEVGMGVPREPVDLIGDPCAPRMMGQRSGRDWSGIMQRHGRRRAAEMERLGVCGFVLKKGSPSCGPDGVPVRARWGEAPVAASLHRPPATAPGMASGLFARALNEALPLLPVESEDRLDDASLCENFIERVHAYREWRECAAEGPSVSRLMQFHASHKLTLLAHSEKRLRLLGHLLAEAGNDSPEEVTARYGSAFMEALEQPATRGSNANALEHLAGFLSSRLDRDSRERLALMIHDYRLGRVPLSTPVALIRRHATEHRVDYVLRQSFLHAPATWDPQ, translated from the coding sequence ATGCTTCGCATCGGCGCCAGCAGTTGCCTCCTGGGCCACCGGGTCCGCTACGACGGCGGCCACAAGGGCCACCGGACCGTCACCGAGACGTTGTCGCGCTACTTCGAGATCATCACCGTTTGTCCGGAGATGGAAGTGGGGATGGGAGTGCCGCGCGAGCCCGTGGACCTCATCGGAGACCCGTGCGCGCCGCGCATGATGGGCCAGCGTTCCGGCCGCGACTGGAGCGGGATCATGCAGCGGCATGGGAGGCGGCGGGCAGCCGAAATGGAGCGCCTCGGGGTCTGCGGGTTCGTGTTGAAAAAGGGCTCGCCGAGTTGCGGGCCGGACGGAGTCCCGGTGCGCGCACGGTGGGGAGAGGCACCCGTGGCGGCGAGCCTTCACCGGCCGCCCGCCACGGCCCCGGGTATGGCCAGCGGCCTGTTCGCACGAGCGCTGAACGAGGCATTGCCCCTCTTGCCGGTGGAATCGGAAGACCGGCTGGACGACGCATCACTGTGCGAAAACTTCATCGAGCGGGTCCACGCGTATCGGGAGTGGCGCGAGTGCGCGGCCGAAGGGCCGTCCGTGTCACGACTCATGCAATTCCACGCATCCCACAAGCTCACCCTGCTGGCGCACAGCGAGAAGCGCCTGCGCCTTCTGGGGCACCTGCTGGCGGAGGCCGGGAACGATTCCCCCGAGGAGGTGACGGCCCGTTACGGCAGCGCATTCATGGAAGCGCTGGAACAGCCCGCGACGCGGGGGAGCAACGCCAACGCGTTGGAGCACCTGGCGGGCTTTCTCTCGTCCCGGCTGGACCGGGACAGCCGGGAAAGGCTCGCGCTCATGATTCACGACTACCGCTTGGGAAGAGTTCCGCTGTCCACGCCCGTGGCCTTGATACGCCGCCACGCAACCGAGCACCGAGTCGATTACGTGCTGCGTCAGAGCTTCCTGCACGCGCCCGCGACGTGGGACCCGCAGTAG
- a CDS encoding MFS transporter, whose amino-acid sequence MTTNNAQRVGQVALGFLHMGFNRGIRGTYAVFYVALFQAFGWSRGVTATALSISVLVEGFSMPVAGSLVDRWGSRKTLVLGGILLAVGLGFSATVTSLWQLYIWVGVVTALGLGLMGMVPHVAIIARQFTRRRGLAMGLAWAGGGLGIAVLLPVAQFFVDIWGWRLAYVAMGVMAFVLVVLPSGVLMPRDPPSPRKAEAKPAAAGGEWTVWEALTSTMFWLLFVSRVFASMGNQIITNHQVAHAVDIGYDAFFAASILGLMGLFSIFGRVLFGFLTDVLSHQMTYTLVQLVSSAGILALVAAGDTSYPILLYAYAACYGLGQGSRALVLSAISADVFLGRDFGAIYGYFTLSIGVGGAVGIWLGGFLHDVFGNYTIPFMIAFANFVISIVMVWGIRFLKGTREQVFE is encoded by the coding sequence GTGACAACCAACAACGCGCAGCGTGTCGGCCAGGTCGCCCTGGGCTTTCTGCACATGGGCTTCAACCGCGGCATTCGCGGTACCTACGCGGTGTTCTATGTCGCCCTGTTCCAGGCCTTCGGCTGGTCCCGGGGCGTCACCGCCACGGCGCTGTCCATCTCCGTGCTGGTGGAAGGGTTCTCCATGCCGGTGGCGGGCTCCCTTGTGGACCGCTGGGGTTCGCGCAAGACCCTGGTGCTGGGCGGGATCCTGCTCGCCGTGGGCCTGGGCTTCAGCGCCACGGTCACCTCGCTGTGGCAGCTCTACATCTGGGTCGGAGTGGTCACGGCGCTGGGACTCGGGCTCATGGGCATGGTCCCCCACGTGGCCATCATCGCGCGCCAGTTCACCCGCCGCCGCGGCCTGGCCATGGGGCTGGCGTGGGCCGGCGGCGGCCTCGGCATCGCCGTCCTGCTGCCGGTGGCACAGTTCTTCGTGGACATCTGGGGTTGGCGGTTGGCCTACGTGGCCATGGGAGTGATGGCGTTCGTTCTGGTGGTGCTGCCCTCGGGCGTTCTCATGCCGCGTGATCCGCCCTCGCCGCGGAAGGCCGAGGCGAAGCCCGCGGCCGCGGGCGGGGAGTGGACGGTCTGGGAAGCACTGACCAGCACGATGTTCTGGCTGCTCTTCGTGTCGCGCGTGTTCGCCAGCATGGGCAATCAGATCATCACCAACCACCAGGTGGCGCACGCCGTGGACATCGGCTACGACGCATTTTTTGCCGCCTCCATCCTCGGGCTCATGGGGTTGTTCAGCATCTTCGGCCGGGTCCTCTTCGGGTTCCTCACCGACGTGCTGAGCCACCAGATGACCTACACGCTGGTGCAACTGGTGTCGTCGGCGGGAATCCTGGCGCTGGTAGCGGCCGGCGACACCAGCTATCCCATTTTGCTGTACGCGTACGCTGCCTGTTACGGGCTCGGTCAGGGTTCCCGCGCGCTGGTGCTCTCGGCCATTTCCGCGGACGTTTTCCTCGGCCGTGACTTCGGCGCGATTTACGGCTACTTCACCTTGAGCATCGGCGTCGGAGGCGCCGTGGGGATATGGCTCGGCGGCTTCCTGCACGACGTCTTCGGCAACTACACGATACCGTTCATGATCGCCTTCGCCAACTTCGTGATCTCCATCGTCATGGTATGGGGCATCCGTTTCCTGAAGGGAACTCGGGAGCAGGTATTCGAGTGA
- a CDS encoding S1C family serine protease has protein sequence MSKRVVLVILVLFLVVPAAVRGQEFTAETLDAVVKVRAQVPSEARTARTLGPLREGSGAIIDSKGLVLTIGYLILEASQVQVTDSSGRTVPAKVLGYDHASGFGLLRALSAVGGARPLSLGLSESLDQGAEVLILSHAENGPSGQGAYVVSRREFAGYWEYLLDKAIFTAPHHANFGGAALIDRSGRLLGIGSLQVPEAIPGQPVPGNMFVPIDLLKPILSDLAQKGSSGARRRPWLGVQMEEVGRHVVVRRVSRGGPAARSGLEPGQLIAGVGGAPVAGLADLYRKVWALGTPGVSVPLNVLKGVRVEEVQVVSGDRYDYLRLKPTVMSR, from the coding sequence ATGAGCAAGAGAGTCGTCCTCGTCATTCTCGTCCTGTTCCTGGTGGTCCCCGCCGCGGTCCGGGGACAGGAGTTCACGGCGGAAACGCTCGACGCGGTCGTGAAGGTGCGCGCGCAGGTACCTTCGGAGGCGCGCACGGCCCGCACCTTGGGGCCGTTGCGCGAGGGCAGCGGCGCGATCATCGACTCCAAGGGCCTCGTCCTCACCATCGGCTACCTGATCCTGGAGGCTTCGCAGGTGCAGGTCACCGACTCCTCCGGAAGGACCGTGCCGGCCAAGGTCCTGGGTTACGATCACGCCTCGGGATTCGGCCTGCTCCGCGCCTTGTCGGCGGTGGGAGGCGCGCGGCCCTTGTCGCTGGGCTTGTCGGAGAGCCTGGACCAGGGCGCGGAGGTGCTGATCCTGAGCCATGCGGAGAACGGTCCGTCGGGGCAGGGCGCCTACGTGGTCTCGCGCCGGGAGTTCGCAGGCTACTGGGAATACCTGCTGGACAAGGCGATCTTCACCGCGCCGCATCACGCCAACTTCGGCGGCGCCGCGTTGATCGACCGGAGCGGCCGGCTGCTTGGCATCGGCTCGCTTCAGGTGCCGGAGGCGATCCCGGGCCAGCCCGTGCCGGGCAACATGTTCGTCCCCATCGACCTGCTGAAGCCGATCCTGTCGGACCTCGCGCAGAAGGGCAGTTCCGGCGCCAGGCGCAGGCCGTGGCTGGGCGTGCAGATGGAGGAGGTGGGTAGACACGTGGTGGTTCGTCGTGTATCCAGGGGAGGGCCGGCGGCGCGCTCGGGCCTCGAGCCGGGGCAACTCATCGCGGGGGTGGGCGGCGCACCGGTGGCGGGGCTCGCGGACCTTTACCGCAAGGTCTGGGCCCTGGGCACACCGGGAGTCAGTGTCCCGCTCAACGTCCTCAAGGGGGTCCGTGTCGAAGAGGTGCAGGTCGTGTCGGGCGACCGCTACGACTATCTGCGATTGAAACCCACTGTCATGTCCCGCTGA